Proteins from a single region of Haloarcula laminariae:
- a CDS encoding METTL5 family protein, with product MPTKRALAQQLGVVAGFDDPRADLEQYRTPPELAAHLVHRADLEGDIQDRTVLDLGCGTGMLALAAALRGPDTVVGVDIDPDPLSTARKNERKVGSTTSVSWVRADATRAPLRPPVAETTVVMNPPFGAQSGNEHADRAFLATAAELSSVSYSLHNAGSEAFVESFAADNGGEVTHAFAAEFEVPHQFDFHDEASRSIDAELYRIEWH from the coding sequence ATGCCGACAAAGCGCGCTCTCGCCCAGCAACTCGGTGTTGTCGCCGGGTTCGACGACCCCCGGGCCGACCTCGAACAGTACCGGACCCCGCCGGAACTCGCGGCCCATCTGGTCCACAGGGCCGACCTGGAGGGGGACATCCAGGACCGGACGGTCCTGGACCTGGGGTGTGGGACGGGGATGCTCGCGCTCGCCGCGGCGCTCCGGGGCCCCGACACCGTCGTGGGCGTGGACATCGACCCCGACCCGCTGTCGACGGCCCGGAAGAACGAGCGGAAGGTCGGCTCGACGACGTCCGTGTCGTGGGTCCGGGCCGACGCGACGCGGGCCCCGCTCCGCCCGCCGGTCGCCGAGACGACGGTCGTGATGAACCCGCCCTTCGGCGCGCAGTCGGGCAACGAACACGCCGACCGGGCGTTTCTGGCGACCGCCGCCGAGCTGTCGAGCGTCTCCTACTCGCTGCACAACGCCGGCAGCGAGGCGTTCGTGGAGTCCTTCGCGGCCGACAACGGCGGCGAGGTCACCCACGCCTTCGCCGCCGAGTTCGAGGTCCCCCACCAGTTCGACTTCCACGACGAGGCCTCCCGGAGCATCGACGCCGAGCTCTACCGCATCGAGTGGCACTAA
- a CDS encoding rhomboid family intramembrane serine protease: MLQSPAAVLSAVPVRPLVVVFAVLATWVAVRRLIGVGPVSALRRRLLLGVPWGTLLTIAGVLAVYLFVQGAYWHADLLVTPFRTWSYFYPLGMLAGPFTHGSLGHVTGNLLGTLVYGTVVEYAWSHYPQQRGASSFGSLRTNPLARTLVVPVVMVAVGVFTGVFALGPIVGFSGVVFALAGFALVTRPYLFLGALLGSRVIDLVYTALRSPEPTVGGSVQYVTPGWANIAIQGHAIGLLAGVFLGTALLWARSERPGPDRVFFATLVFAVVQGLWAVYIPVGGGRFTLFRWLGTALVLLLAVLVSAATLYTDRRAFPDFDGGWPSAAGFALVVALAALCLASVPANGAALDPGDLPEDGLEVRDYVVTYQEDVPNAYVDSMPLPPTARGNITESGVVVASADREIWTVAVSRSRLDLQGDATVVVGGLGWRETVAVDRRSWSVPGNDSVYSVSLAGEGGQARTVYTSEPSTMDGRVAGRNLTLRPVGNGFEIAVGRNGSTLDRGPVPANLSSRKIGGLTFERNRSRLYAAGNGTRVVVARAGN; encoded by the coding sequence ATGTTACAGTCGCCGGCCGCAGTCCTCTCCGCCGTGCCGGTCCGACCGCTGGTCGTCGTCTTCGCCGTCCTCGCGACGTGGGTCGCCGTCCGGCGGCTGATAGGCGTTGGACCCGTTTCGGCGCTTCGCCGCCGCCTCCTCCTGGGGGTGCCGTGGGGGACGCTGCTGACGATAGCCGGCGTGCTCGCGGTGTATCTCTTCGTTCAGGGGGCGTACTGGCACGCGGACCTGCTCGTGACGCCGTTCCGGACGTGGTCGTACTTCTACCCGCTGGGGATGCTGGCGGGCCCGTTCACACACGGGAGCCTCGGTCACGTCACGGGGAACCTGCTGGGGACGCTCGTCTACGGGACGGTCGTCGAGTACGCCTGGAGCCACTACCCGCAACAGCGGGGCGCGTCCTCGTTTGGCTCGCTCCGGACGAACCCGCTGGCCCGGACACTGGTCGTCCCGGTCGTGATGGTCGCCGTCGGCGTCTTCACCGGCGTGTTCGCCCTGGGCCCCATCGTCGGCTTCTCCGGCGTGGTGTTCGCCCTGGCCGGCTTCGCGCTGGTGACCCGGCCCTACCTCTTCCTGGGGGCGCTCTTGGGGAGCCGCGTCATCGACCTCGTGTACACGGCGCTCCGGTCGCCGGAGCCGACCGTCGGCGGGAGCGTCCAGTACGTGACACCGGGGTGGGCGAACATCGCCATCCAGGGACACGCCATCGGGCTGCTGGCCGGCGTCTTCCTGGGAACGGCGCTGCTGTGGGCGCGCTCGGAGCGGCCCGGGCCGGACCGGGTCTTCTTCGCGACCCTGGTATTCGCCGTGGTTCAGGGTCTCTGGGCGGTGTATATCCCGGTCGGCGGCGGTCGATTCACCCTGTTTCGCTGGCTCGGAACCGCCCTGGTCCTCCTGCTTGCGGTGCTGGTCTCGGCCGCGACGCTGTACACCGACCGGCGGGCGTTCCCGGACTTCGACGGCGGGTGGCCGTCGGCGGCGGGCTTCGCGCTCGTGGTCGCGCTCGCGGCGCTCTGTCTCGCGTCGGTGCCCGCAAACGGCGCGGCACTCGACCCCGGCGACCTCCCGGAGGACGGACTCGAAGTGCGCGACTACGTCGTCACCTACCAGGAGGACGTCCCCAACGCCTACGTCGACAGTATGCCACTGCCGCCGACGGCCCGGGGGAACATCACGGAGAGCGGCGTCGTCGTCGCCAGCGCCGACCGGGAAATCTGGACCGTCGCGGTCTCCCGCTCGCGGCTGGACCTCCAGGGGGACGCGACCGTGGTCGTCGGCGGTCTGGGCTGGCGCGAGACGGTAGCTGTCGACCGACGGAGCTGGTCGGTCCCGGGCAACGACAGCGTCTACAGCGTGTCGCTGGCAGGCGAGGGCGGACAGGCCCGGACGGTCTACACCTCCGAGCCGTCGACGATGGACGGCCGCGTTGCGGGGCGGAACCTCACGCTTCGGCCGGTCGGGAACGGCTTCGAGATAGCCGTCGGGCGGAACGGGTCTACGCTCGACCGCGGCCCGGTGCCCGCGAACCTGTCGAGTCGGAAGATAGGCGGCCTCACGTTCGAGCGAAACCGGTCACGGCTGTACGCCGCCGGCAACGGTACCCGAGTCGTGGTGGCCCGGGCGGGGAATTAG